One genomic window of Methanosarcina acetivorans C2A includes the following:
- a CDS encoding PAS domain S-box protein, producing the protein MVIDICNTEHKQDDHRIRRYNSVLEGINRIFSIVIQAKTEEELGIACLSVAIDMTDSQIGFVGIVGTDGLLHDIAISDMGLAQCKMYDKTGHHRLPGNFIFHGLYGRVVDSGTGFFTNEPLSHPDSIVLPQGYPPLTSFLSVPLILEGKTVGMISVANREGGYSYEQQEDLEAIAPAIMQALHRKREEKERERAEEALRVSEERLRLLSDNLLDSAVYQYTHELDGSVRFLYISAGIERLNGIKVSDVLSDPGTLHRQIPQTYFEQLVEAEARSARELSDFDMEIPMLRPDGQVRWMRLHSHPRRLPDGRTIWDGVQTDITELKQAEEERKKLLREVDEACKRFETVVENSPVGICVWRGPDLVYELANPAYHVFAPGKQFLGKTYAEVWPEAIEPHMSIIRRVMETGEPYYATDVPVPIRRNSNDPLEDRFFNIFYSALPPDTSGRVGVLNITVETTERKRAEEALMKIHKDLEEKIKERTAELEKSYNSLKESERRLSEAQKMAHLGSWDRDIATDEIYWSDEAYRIYGLSPQEFKITYNMFLSYVHPDDRDYVNNTIKKVLYGKPYSIDFRIIAADGVERIVHSQGEVTFDERNKPVRAKGTVQDITEYKKAEEKIQSLANIVESSNDAIITESLDGIITSWNKGAERIYGYSAKEILGKPMSVLEPSILAGEKKELVKLVKQGEVIQQYETLRLRKDSTIINVSITLSPVFDMYGKLAAVSVIYRDITERKRAEERLRESEEKYRNIVETANEGIFIINNEAVITYANKKVTDMIGYSLEEGIGRPVWEFISDESKALAKLSLESRQQGINESYELKLIRKDGLPLWVLINVKSLFDKDGRFMGSLSMFTDITERKEAERTLDKIQIARQKEIHHRIKNNLQVISSLLDLQAGKFNNKEHIRDSEVLEAFKESQDRVTSIALIHEELHEEEGKTTDTLNFPIYLQRLVKNLFRTYTLGNIDISLNLDLKENIFFDMDTAVPLGIIVNELVSNSLKHAFSGRNKGIIQIKLFSEEAGNEPNSKRKLSMEKLIKEKLAEEELAEEELAKEELAKERIPGKSTGYTLIVSDDGIGIPEEIDIKNPETLGLQLVNILVDQLDGKIKLEREHGTEFIINFSVEEKNN; encoded by the coding sequence ATGGTGATTGATATCTGCAATACCGAGCACAAGCAAGATGATCACAGAATACGCAGATACAATAGTGTTCTTGAAGGGATTAACAGGATCTTCAGCATTGTAATCCAGGCAAAGACAGAAGAAGAGCTGGGTATTGCCTGTTTATCCGTAGCTATAGACATGACCGACAGCCAGATAGGTTTTGTTGGTATAGTGGGAACTGATGGGTTATTACATGACATTGCAATCAGCGACATGGGACTGGCTCAGTGCAAAATGTACGACAAGACCGGACACCACCGCCTTCCAGGAAATTTCATTTTTCATGGCCTTTATGGACGCGTTGTTGATAGTGGAACAGGGTTTTTTACCAACGAACCACTGTCCCATCCCGATAGCATCGTCCTCCCCCAAGGCTATCCCCCACTCACATCATTTCTAAGCGTGCCTCTTATTCTGGAAGGAAAAACTGTGGGTATGATTTCTGTCGCAAACCGTGAAGGCGGTTATAGCTACGAGCAGCAGGAGGATCTGGAAGCAATCGCACCTGCCATAATGCAAGCTTTGCATAGAAAAAGAGAAGAAAAAGAGCGGGAACGAGCTGAAGAGGCTCTGCGCGTCAGCGAGGAAAGGCTTCGCCTCCTGAGCGATAATCTGCTGGACAGTGCAGTCTATCAATATACCCATGAGCTCGATGGCAGTGTTCGCTTCCTGTACATCAGCGCAGGCATAGAGCGGCTCAACGGCATTAAAGTATCAGATGTGCTTAGCGATCCGGGCACGCTACACCGGCAAATCCCTCAGACGTATTTCGAACAGCTCGTCGAAGCCGAGGCACGCAGCGCCCGCGAACTGTCGGACTTCGATATGGAAATACCCATGCTGCGGCCCGACGGTCAGGTGCGCTGGATGAGACTGCACTCTCATCCTCGCCGGCTTCCCGACGGTCGAACTATCTGGGACGGGGTGCAAACCGACATTACCGAACTCAAACAGGCTGAGGAAGAACGAAAAAAACTGCTGAGGGAGGTGGACGAAGCTTGCAAGCGCTTCGAGACCGTGGTCGAGAACTCTCCTGTAGGAATCTGTGTCTGGCGAGGCCCCGACCTCGTTTACGAGTTGGCTAACCCTGCCTATCACGTGTTCGCGCCGGGAAAGCAGTTCCTCGGAAAGACCTATGCTGAGGTATGGCCGGAGGCTATCGAACCGCACATGTCGATAATCAGGAGGGTCATGGAGACAGGTGAGCCTTACTACGCCACGGACGTGCCAGTACCCATCAGACGGAATTCCAACGATCCGCTGGAGGACAGGTTCTTCAATATTTTCTACTCAGCGCTCCCGCCGGATACCTCCGGCAGGGTTGGTGTCCTGAACATAACGGTGGAGACTACCGAACGCAAACGGGCCGAAGAAGCTCTAATGAAAATTCATAAAGACCTTGAAGAAAAAATCAAAGAACGTACAGCAGAGCTTGAAAAGTCGTATAATTCGTTGAAGGAAAGTGAAAGAAGGCTCTCTGAAGCTCAGAAAATGGCTCATCTCGGAAGTTGGGATCGGGATATTGCAACTGATGAAATATACTGGTCTGATGAAGCTTATCGCATTTATGGTCTTAGTCCTCAAGAATTCAAGATAACGTATAACATGTTTTTAAGTTACGTACACCCCGATGATCGGGATTATGTGAATAATACTATTAAAAAAGTTCTGTATGGAAAACCCTACAGTATTGATTTCAGGATAATTGCGGCTGACGGGGTAGAGCGTATAGTTCATTCACAGGGCGAAGTTACTTTTGATGAGCGGAATAAGCCAGTTCGAGCGAAGGGAACAGTTCAGGACATTACAGAATATAAAAAAGCCGAAGAAAAGATTCAGAGCCTTGCAAACATAGTGGAATCTTCAAATGATGCTATTATAACCGAATCCCTTGACGGTATTATCACTAGCTGGAACAAAGGGGCAGAGCGAATTTATGGTTATTCGGCTAAGGAAATTCTTGGAAAGCCGATGTCCGTACTGGAGCCATCCATATTAGCCGGGGAGAAAAAAGAATTAGTCAAACTGGTTAAACAGGGAGAAGTAATCCAGCAATATGAGACTTTACGGTTAAGAAAGGATAGTACGATAATAAATGTTTCAATAACGCTTTCTCCAGTTTTTGATATGTATGGAAAACTCGCTGCTGTTTCGGTTATTTATAGAGATATTACCGAAAGAAAAAGAGCAGAAGAAAGACTTCGAGAAAGTGAGGAAAAATATCGCAACATTGTGGAGACCGCAAACGAAGGCATATTCATAATTAATAATGAAGCCGTAATCACTTATGCAAATAAAAAAGTAACGGATATGATCGGGTACAGTCTGGAAGAAGGTATTGGCAGACCTGTATGGGAATTTATCAGTGACGAAAGCAAGGCTCTTGCCAAGCTTAGCCTGGAAAGTAGGCAGCAGGGCATCAATGAGAGTTACGAATTGAAATTAATACGTAAAGATGGCTTACCCTTGTGGGTGCTTATAAATGTTAAATCTCTTTTCGATAAGGATGGAAGGTTCATGGGCTCTCTGAGCATGTTCACCGACATCACCGAGCGAAAAGAGGCTGAAAGAACCCTCGATAAGATCCAGATAGCACGCCAGAAGGAAATTCATCACAGGATCAAGAATAACCTGCAGGTAATTTCTTCACTCCTGGATCTTCAGGCTGGAAAATTCAACAATAAAGAGCATATTCGGGATTCGGAAGTTCTTGAAGCCTTCAAAGAGAGCCAGGACAGGGTGACATCTATTGCCCTTATCCACGAGGAACTGCACGAAGAGGAAGGAAAAACCACCGATACATTGAATTTCCCAATATACCTGCAGAGACTTGTCAAAAATCTTTTCCGAACCTACACTCTTGGAAACATCGATATAAGTTTAAACCTTGACCTGAAAGAAAACATCTTCTTTGATATGGATACTGCGGTTCCGTTAGGGATAATTGTTAATGAACTCGTTTCAAATTCCTTAAAACATGCATTTTCAGGCAGGAACAAAGGTATAATTCAAATTAAGCTCTTTAGCGAAGAGGCTGGAAATGAGCCGAATAGTAAAAGGAAGCTTAGCATGGAGAAGCTAATCAAAGAAAAACTTGCTGAAGAGGAACTTGCTGAAGAGGAACTTGCTAAGGAAGAACTTGCTAAAGAGAGAATTCCAGGAAAAAGTACCGGATACACGCTCATAGTTTCAGATGATGGAATTGGCATTCCCGAAGAAATCGATATTAAGAACCCAGAAACCCTTGGTTTGCAGCTTGTAAATATTCTGGTGGACCAATTAGACGGTAAAATAAAGCTGGAAAGAGAGCACGGAACCGAATTTATTATAAACTTCAGTGTTGAAGAAAAAAATAATTAG
- a CDS encoding pentapeptide repeat-containing protein, with amino-acid sequence MNEKSPGSILKIMEKIGVSILIFLFLILLGMFVLFTMQSYSSSIPSNYTQSNFTQSNLSSSNFTQSNFTQSNFTQSSFTQSNLTPSNLTQPNFTQANLTQANLIQSNSIPNETVYVAGDGKGDFNCDGIDDQIEINKALAYVAKNPEFTTVYLKGPNTYVISDKILIGSDTTLEGDPTAVIKLKDNADWLHQRPLITQMSSFGNQNITITGFEIDGNYEGNTEKMRGDGYYNLIYFINCDNIHVCNMYMHDSHGDGLKIKDSKNIKYHDNRIYKLGHDGLYAIECQNIEAWNNNMRCKTNSALRIWNSNHVKFHDNIIYTEFEDDAGGPGIQIQYIRTSEAQPMNDIEVYNNTIYDTYGPGIWLIAFGEPYSKTEAQNVHIHHNIFYGCGTHRTYDWLGGIVTSGFYDTLIENNVFDANYNAAVVYTYPTGSRYDTDFTPKGIDGNYTTIVRNNIITNTLKRKYSPEGTGYGVIDNFPETHSFVLENNCLYNNSAGNYPNCTSTTDIYADPLFVNQNEHDYCLKPNSPCIGAGYTLPISLEESEEKTTESIESEEKNIKSIESEEKNIKSIIRAFISQI; translated from the coding sequence ATGAATGAAAAAAGTCCTGGATCCATACTGAAAATAATGGAAAAAATAGGAGTTTCCATTTTAATTTTTCTTTTTTTGATTTTACTGGGAATGTTCGTTCTTTTCACCATGCAGTCATACTCTTCATCAATACCATCAAACTATACACAGTCAAATTTCACACAATCAAACCTTAGCTCGTCAAACTTCACACAATCAAACTTCACACAATCAAACTTCACACAATCAAGCTTCACACAATCAAACCTTACACCTTCAAACCTCACACAGCCAAATTTTACACAAGCAAACCTCACACAAGCAAACCTTATACAGTCAAATTCCATACCAAATGAAACGGTTTATGTGGCCGGAGACGGAAAAGGGGACTTCAATTGTGATGGGATTGATGACCAGATAGAAATCAATAAAGCCCTCGCTTATGTGGCAAAAAATCCTGAATTCACTACCGTTTATTTGAAAGGCCCCAACACTTACGTGATCTCAGACAAAATTCTCATCGGGAGCGACACGACCCTGGAAGGGGACCCTACAGCCGTGATAAAGCTTAAAGACAACGCAGATTGGCTGCATCAAAGACCGCTGATAACTCAGATGAGTAGCTTTGGAAACCAGAATATCACTATAACTGGATTTGAGATCGATGGAAACTATGAAGGAAATACCGAAAAAATGAGAGGAGATGGATACTATAATCTAATCTATTTCATTAACTGTGACAACATACATGTTTGTAATATGTACATGCATGACAGCCACGGGGACGGGCTGAAAATAAAAGACAGCAAAAACATAAAATATCACGACAACCGAATTTACAAGCTTGGTCATGACGGCCTTTATGCAATCGAATGTCAGAATATAGAAGCATGGAATAATAACATGAGATGTAAGACAAATTCTGCACTGAGAATCTGGAACTCAAACCATGTAAAATTCCATGATAACATTATTTACACCGAATTCGAGGATGATGCAGGAGGTCCGGGGATTCAGATACAGTATATTAGAACATCCGAAGCTCAGCCGATGAACGATATAGAGGTATATAACAACACTATTTATGATACATATGGTCCAGGGATCTGGCTTATAGCATTCGGTGAGCCATACTCAAAAACTGAGGCACAGAATGTTCACATACACCACAACATATTCTATGGCTGTGGAACGCATCGGACCTATGATTGGCTGGGCGGTATAGTAACAAGCGGATTTTATGATACCCTCATAGAAAACAATGTGTTTGATGCGAATTATAACGCTGCTGTTGTGTATACGTACCCAACTGGCTCGCGTTATGACACTGACTTTACTCCAAAAGGTATAGATGGGAATTATACGACCATAGTGCGCAACAACATTATAACAAATACTTTAAAACGCAAGTACAGTCCAGAAGGAACAGGTTATGGAGTTATTGATAACTTCCCGGAAACACACAGCTTTGTACTGGAAAATAACTGTCTGTACAATAACTCTGCAGGTAACTACCCGAACTGCACATCAACCACTGATATCTATGCAGATCCGCTCTTCGTAAACCAGAATGAACATGATTACTGCTTGAAACCGAACTCTCCCTGCATCGGTGCCGGATATACTTTACCAATTTCTTTAGAAGAATCGGAAGAAAAAACCACAGAATCTATCGAGTCTGAAGAAAAAAACATAAAATCTATTGAATCTGAAGAAAAAAATATAAAATCTATTATACGTGCTTTTATATCTCAAATATGA
- a CDS encoding PAS domain S-box protein — protein MITSKSVAADELESRLKGRIAELEKSNGELRARLLEYKHSEEAMSKSEEKLGYISPQGKEYRFNTRIVPEFVDGEVASVLAISHDITDIKEAKTRLKETRDNLEELVEDRTTQLEKAYRSLKESEKDLAEAQKIAHPGNRNWNIVTDELYWSDEIYRIFGCTPQEFGATYDTFLSYMHPEDQDYVNYVNNAVNGALNGKPYSTDHRIALAGGEEWIVHEQGEVIFGKGKLRTSGIDIIGDIPWGTHFCQFYQTKEDLMDVLVPYLKAGLENNEFCMWVTSQPLDMKDAKEALRRAVPDLDTYLGKGQIEIIPYTHWYVQEGSFDSERVLNGWIEKLNKALANGYDGLRLTGNTFWLEKKDWNDFVDYEEEVDRVIGNYRMIALCTYCLEKCNSTEIVDVVINHQFALIKREEKWEQIESSKRKRAEETALQAAKDWKYTFDAVPDLIAIIDTEYKVVRANRAMAAKLGVTPEECVGLTCYRAIHGTNEPPSFCPHRQLLKDGIEHTTEVCEDCLGGYFLVSTSPLHDSEGKLIGSVHVAHDISERKQAEEALIRSENEFRTLAENSPDLIARFDRQNRHLYINPVSVEIYDHPQEKVIGKTHSELGRDPEQIKFWEEHHEKVFAIGKPETMEFEYTSPQGKKYYFNTRIVPEFVDGEVTSVLAISRDIADIKEAEIRLKETLDNLEELVEDRTTQLEKAYRSLKESEKGLAEAQKIAHLGNWNWNIVTDELYWSDEIYRIFGCTPQEFVATYDTFLSYVHPDDSESVENAVKGALDGKPYSIDHRIILAGGEERIVHEQGEVIFGEGNVPFRMNGVVQDITERKKVEKALELANAYNRSLIEASLDPLVTIGPDGKITDVNKATELVTGHLRSELIGTDFSDYFTEPEKAKEGYKQVFREGLVRDYALEIQHRDGHITPVLYNASVYRDKDWEVIGIFAAARDVTEYKRAEKALKLANAYNRSLIEASIDPLVTIGPDGKITDVNNSTESITGYSRNELIGTDFLDYFTEPEKAREGYQHVFQNGLVRNYPLEILHKCGHLTPVLYNASVYRDETGKVIGVFAAARDITELKKAEEKIQTLANVVESSNDAIITESLDGIITSWNKGAEQVYGYLAEEVMGKNMSILESDNLKGEIKQLVDRVKQGKKVQNHETLRLKKDGTILNISVTLSPVFDVSGKLVAISNIAGDITEKKISENLLHEKQMAEIANRTKNDFLANMSHELRTPLNSIIGFSDMLYEQAYGELNRKQLRAIGNISSSGKHLLNLINGILDLSKIEANKMELNYREFDLATKLELIRNVLYPVADKKNIDIEIDMDTELTKICADEEKFTRIMYNLVDNAIKFSYENSLVKIGARKNGNLVEITVTDAGIGIKAEDQHKLFKPFSQVNSFPSKKFQGTGLGLSLVKQIVNLHGGYVWFRSEQGEGSTFAFAIPIASKMKVLACYH, from the coding sequence ATGATTACTTCTAAAAGCGTAGCTGCCGACGAACTGGAGAGCCGGCTGAAAGGACGGATTGCTGAGCTGGAAAAATCAAACGGAGAGTTGAGGGCCAGGCTTCTCGAATACAAACACTCCGAAGAAGCCATGAGCAAATCGGAAGAAAAACTCGGATACATATCACCCCAGGGAAAAGAATACCGTTTTAATACACGAATAGTACCTGAGTTCGTTGACGGCGAGGTCGCTTCCGTTCTTGCTATTTCCCACGATATCACTGACATAAAAGAAGCAAAGACCAGGCTGAAAGAAACACGCGACAATTTAGAAGAACTGGTTGAAGATCGGACAACTCAGCTTGAAAAGGCTTACAGGTCATTGAAAGAAAGTGAAAAAGATCTTGCAGAAGCTCAAAAAATAGCTCATCCTGGAAACCGGAACTGGAATATTGTGACAGATGAATTATACTGGTCTGATGAAATCTATCGGATTTTCGGGTGCACCCCTCAGGAATTTGGGGCAACCTACGATACATTTTTGAGTTACATGCACCCGGAAGATCAAGATTATGTGAATTATGTGAACAACGCCGTAAATGGAGCTCTGAACGGAAAACCTTACAGCACTGACCACAGAATTGCCCTGGCCGGTGGAGAAGAATGGATAGTCCATGAACAGGGTGAAGTTATTTTTGGGAAAGGAAAACTGAGGACGTCCGGGATTGATATAATTGGGGATATTCCCTGGGGGACGCACTTCTGCCAGTTTTACCAGACAAAAGAAGATTTGATGGATGTACTCGTCCCTTACTTAAAAGCAGGGCTGGAAAACAATGAGTTCTGCATGTGGGTTACATCGCAACCTCTGGATATGAAAGATGCAAAAGAAGCCCTTAGAAGAGCTGTTCCCGACCTTGATACTTACCTTGGGAAAGGGCAGATAGAGATTATTCCCTACACTCACTGGTATGTACAGGAAGGTTCTTTCGATTCGGAAAGAGTATTGAACGGGTGGATCGAAAAACTCAATAAAGCCCTGGCCAATGGCTATGACGGTTTGAGATTGACAGGGAACACCTTCTGGCTGGAAAAAAAGGATTGGAATGATTTTGTTGATTATGAAGAAGAAGTGGACAGAGTTATCGGTAATTACCGTATGATAGCACTGTGTACTTATTGCCTTGAGAAGTGTAATTCAACTGAAATAGTAGACGTGGTAATCAACCACCAGTTTGCCCTGATTAAAAGGGAAGAAAAATGGGAGCAGATCGAGAGCTCAAAACGCAAAAGAGCAGAAGAAACCGCTCTTCAAGCCGCAAAAGATTGGAAATATACCTTTGATGCCGTGCCGGACCTGATAGCCATAATCGACACCGAATACAAAGTCGTCCGTGCAAACAGGGCCATGGCGGCAAAATTGGGAGTGACACCGGAAGAGTGTGTGGGGCTAACCTGTTATCGTGCCATTCATGGGACGAACGAACCCCCTTCTTTTTGTCCGCACAGGCAGTTGCTTAAAGACGGAATAGAACACACAACAGAGGTCTGCGAGGACTGTCTCGGAGGCTATTTCCTGGTAAGCACCTCACCTCTTCATGATTCCGAAGGAAAACTCATTGGGAGCGTTCATGTTGCCCATGACATCAGTGAACGCAAGCAGGCTGAAGAAGCACTGATAAGAAGTGAGAATGAATTCCGCACGTTGGCTGAAAACTCTCCTGACCTGATTGCTCGTTTTGACAGACAGAACCGCCACCTGTATATTAATCCAGTGTCTGTGGAAATTTATGACCACCCTCAGGAAAAAGTGATTGGCAAAACTCACAGTGAACTGGGAAGAGATCCTGAGCAGATAAAGTTCTGGGAAGAACACCATGAAAAGGTTTTTGCCATAGGAAAGCCCGAAACAATGGAATTTGAATATACGTCACCTCAAGGAAAAAAATACTATTTTAATACGCGAATAGTGCCTGAGTTTGTTGACGGGGAAGTTACTTCCGTTCTTGCCATTTCCCGTGACATCGCAGACATAAAAGAAGCAGAAATTAGGCTGAAAGAAACACTCGACAATTTAGAAGAACTGGTTGAAGATCGGACAACTCAGCTCGAAAAGGCTTACAGATCATTAAAAGAAAGTGAAAAAGGTCTTGCAGAAGCTCAAAAAATAGCTCATCTTGGAAACTGGAACTGGAACATTGTGACCGATGAATTATACTGGTCGGATGAAATTTATCGGATTTTCGGGTGCACTCCTCAGGAATTTGTGGCAACTTACGATACATTTTTGAGTTACGTGCACCCAGACGATAGTGAGAGTGTGGAAAATGCCGTAAAAGGAGCTCTGGACGGAAAACCTTACAGCATTGATCATAGGATTATCCTGGCCGGTGGAGAAGAACGGATAGTCCATGAACAGGGTGAAGTTATTTTTGGGGAAGGAAATGTGCCTTTCAGGATGAATGGAGTAGTCCAAGATATCACTGAGAGAAAAAAAGTTGAAAAAGCGCTGGAACTGGCTAATGCATATAACCGCAGTCTGATTGAAGCCAGCCTCGATCCTCTGGTCACTATTGGTCCTGACGGGAAAATAACAGATGTAAACAAAGCCACTGAGCTGGTTACGGGTCATTTAAGAAGTGAGTTGATTGGAACCGATTTCTCTGATTATTTCACCGAGCCTGAAAAAGCTAAGGAAGGATATAAACAGGTATTCAGGGAAGGACTGGTGCGGGATTACGCTCTGGAAATTCAGCACAGAGACGGGCATATTACACCCGTATTGTATAATGCATCCGTATATCGGGACAAAGACTGGGAAGTTATCGGGATTTTTGCTGCAGCTCGTGATGTCACCGAGTATAAAAGAGCTGAGAAAGCACTGAAACTGGCTAATGCGTATAACCGTAGTCTGATTGAGGCAAGCATAGACCCGCTTGTAACTATTGGTCCGGATGGTAAAATAACCGATGTAAATAACTCTACGGAATCCATTACCGGTTATTCTCGTAACGAGTTAATCGGGACTGATTTTTTAGATTATTTTACCGAGCCTGAGAAAGCCAGAGAAGGATATCAACACGTGTTCCAGAATGGACTTGTCCGAAACTATCCATTAGAAATTCTACACAAATGTGGACATTTAACGCCGGTTTTGTATAATGCGTCGGTTTATAGGGATGAAACCGGGAAAGTTATCGGGGTTTTTGCTGCAGCCCGTGATATTACCGAACTTAAAAAAGCCGAAGAAAAAATTCAGACACTTGCAAATGTTGTCGAATCATCGAACGATGCTATTATAACCGAATCTCTTGATGGTATTATTACCAGCTGGAATAAAGGAGCAGAGCAGGTTTATGGTTATCTGGCTGAAGAAGTTATGGGCAAGAACATGTCCATACTCGAATCAGACAATCTTAAAGGGGAAATAAAGCAATTAGTTGACAGGGTTAAGCAGGGAAAAAAAGTTCAGAACCACGAAACTTTACGGTTGAAAAAGGACGGAACAATATTAAATATTTCAGTAACTCTCTCTCCGGTTTTTGATGTATCTGGAAAGCTCGTTGCTATCAGTAATATTGCCGGAGATATTACGGAAAAGAAAATCTCGGAAAACCTGCTTCATGAAAAGCAAATGGCTGAAATTGCAAACCGTACAAAGAATGATTTTCTGGCAAATATGAGTCACGAACTTAGAACCCCCCTTAACTCAATAATAGGTTTCTCTGACATGCTTTATGAGCAGGCATACGGAGAGTTGAATCGAAAACAACTAAGAGCCATAGGAAATATCTCTAGCAGTGGGAAGCATCTTCTGAATCTGATCAACGGTATCCTGGATCTTTCAAAAATAGAAGCAAATAAAATGGAGCTTAATTATAGAGAATTTGACCTTGCTACCAAGCTTGAGCTGATACGAAACGTTCTGTATCCCGTAGCAGATAAAAAAAATATTGATATTGAAATCGATATGGATACTGAGCTTACGAAGATCTGTGCCGATGAGGAGAAGTTTACCCGGATAATGTATAACCTTGTAGACAATGCTATAAAATTTTCTTATGAAAACAGCCTTGTAAAAATAGGAGCAAGAAAAAATGGCAATCTGGTTGAAATAACGGTTACGGACGCCGGAATCGGAATAAAGGCCGAAGATCAGCACAAACTATTCAAGCCTTTCAGCCAGGTAAACTCCTTCCCTTCAAAAAAATTCCAGGGTACCGGGCTTGGTCTCTCCCTGGTCAAACAGATTGTTAACCTGCATGGAGGTTACGTATGGTTCAGGAGCGAACAAGGAGAAGGGAGCACCTTTGCTTTTGCGATCCCGATAGCATCAAAGATGAAAGTATTGGCCTGCTATCATTAA
- the anfO gene encoding Fe-only nitrogenase accessory protein AnfO — MKIAVVENENQQTSSIFEPGFIAVYEEDGVEWKVLNRFENQVCNARGMAAVRMAVGDAIKQLGDVKVVVASEIPGIASGTFQAAGFDIFLVDSKVLDVLDLIKKDMLETIEKRQEEPRKFDITEFLEPGENRGDFSINIEDIMFKFPDLTSKKILIPYLKNGEFNRLDVICGHMPKWFVTDLGAMGFEYETVNESTNRKTVRVVRAQTP; from the coding sequence TTGAAAATTGCAGTTGTGGAAAACGAGAACCAGCAAACGAGTTCAATCTTTGAACCGGGATTCATTGCAGTATACGAAGAAGACGGTGTGGAATGGAAGGTCCTGAACCGTTTCGAAAATCAAGTTTGCAACGCGAGAGGCATGGCCGCAGTTCGTATGGCTGTGGGGGATGCCATAAAGCAGCTTGGTGATGTAAAAGTGGTGGTTGCAAGTGAAATCCCGGGAATTGCTTCCGGAACTTTTCAGGCAGCAGGCTTTGACATCTTCCTCGTGGACAGTAAGGTGCTGGATGTCCTTGATTTGATCAAAAAAGACATGCTTGAGACAATTGAGAAGAGGCAGGAAGAGCCCCGCAAGTTCGACATCACGGAATTTCTGGAACCCGGTGAGAACAGAGGGGATTTTTCGATTAATATAGAAGATATCATGTTTAAATTTCCGGACCTGACTTCAAAGAAAATTCTTATCCCCTATCTAAAAAACGGGGAATTCAACAGGCTTGATGTCATTTGCGGCCATATGCCGAAATGGTTTGTCACAGATTTGGGTGCCATGGGGTTCGAATACGAAACTGTGAACGAATCGACGAATAGAAAGACCGTTAGAGTGGTGCGTGCGCAAACTCCGTGA